From a single Jatrophihabitans sp. genomic region:
- a CDS encoding type II toxin-antitoxin system VapC family toxin produces the protein MLDTSTVILLGELADPSVLPDECVISAVTLAELSVGPHVADTARERSARQAHLQQAEADFDALAFDAASARAFGRVAASLRQAGRKPAARAYDALIAASAIAHDLPLYTCNPADFTGIDELSVRAVPNPRHADR, from the coding sequence ATGCTCGACACCTCCACCGTGATCCTGCTCGGTGAGCTGGCCGATCCGAGCGTGCTACCCGACGAGTGCGTGATCAGCGCGGTGACCTTGGCCGAACTGTCGGTCGGCCCGCATGTGGCTGACACCGCTCGTGAACGATCGGCCCGTCAAGCGCACCTGCAGCAAGCCGAAGCGGACTTCGATGCACTTGCCTTCGACGCCGCGTCGGCCCGGGCGTTCGGCCGCGTCGCGGCGTCGCTGCGCCAGGCCGGCCGCAAACCCGCTGCCCGCGCTTACGACGCCTTGATCGCGGCGTCGGCTATCGCCCATGACTTGCCGTTGTACACCTGCAACCCGGCTGATTTCACCGGCATCGACGAGCTATCTGTTCGAGCGGTTCCGAATCCTCGCCATGCGGATCGTTGA
- the purQ gene encoding phosphoribosylformylglycinamidine synthase subunit PurQ — MSVRVGVVTFPGSLDDRDAMRAIRLAGAEPVPLWHGDRWLSDVDAVVLPGGFSYGDYLRCGAIARFSPAMESVIDGARNGLPVLGICNGFQVLCEAHLLPGALIRNAERRFVCRDQRLRIVNADTPWTAGYQPGQELVIPIKNIDGGFVADQRTLDELEAEGRVVATYLDGNPNGSYRDIAGICNAAGNVVGLMPHPEHAVDPLTGPSADGLAFFSSVLTSLVSA, encoded by the coding sequence GTGAGCGTGCGCGTCGGAGTGGTGACCTTTCCCGGAAGTCTTGACGATCGCGACGCCATGCGCGCGATCCGGCTGGCAGGTGCGGAGCCGGTGCCGCTGTGGCACGGCGACAGGTGGCTCTCCGACGTCGACGCGGTGGTGCTGCCCGGTGGCTTCTCCTACGGCGACTACCTGCGCTGCGGCGCCATCGCCCGGTTCTCACCGGCGATGGAGTCGGTGATCGACGGGGCCCGCAACGGCCTGCCGGTGCTCGGCATCTGCAACGGCTTCCAGGTGCTGTGCGAGGCGCACCTGCTGCCCGGCGCGCTGATCCGCAACGCCGAACGCCGGTTCGTCTGCCGCGACCAGCGGCTGCGGATCGTCAACGCCGACACCCCCTGGACCGCCGGCTACCAGCCCGGCCAGGAGCTGGTCATCCCGATCAAGAACATCGACGGGGGCTTCGTCGCCGACCAGCGGACGCTGGACGAGCTCGAGGCCGAGGGCCGGGTGGTGGCCACCTACCTCGACGGCAACCCCAACGGCTCGTACCGCGACATCGCCGGCATCTGCAACGCCGCCGGCAACGTGGTCGGGCTGATGCCGCATCCCGAGCACGCCGTGGACCCCCTCACCGGCCCCAGCGCCGACGGCCTGGCCTTCTTCAGCTCCGTCCTGACCAGCCTGGTCAGCGCGTGA
- a CDS encoding type II toxin-antitoxin system prevent-host-death family antitoxin yields the protein MKTVTVRELRNDGGAVLDRVARGEELIVTRDGAEVAELRPRRRPAPTAADLIERRRHLPKVDPDLLRRDIDTVLDSAV from the coding sequence ATGAAGACCGTGACAGTGCGCGAGCTCCGCAACGACGGCGGAGCAGTCCTCGACCGGGTAGCTCGCGGCGAAGAGCTGATCGTCACCCGGGATGGCGCCGAGGTCGCTGAATTGCGCCCGCGGCGACGGCCGGCCCCAACGGCTGCCGATCTCATCGAACGCCGCCGCCACTTGCCGAAGGTCGACCCTGATCTGCTGCGCCGCGACATCGACACCGTGCTCGATTCCGCCGTATGA
- a CDS encoding sterol carrier family protein: MAGSIGAGAKSGTSGQPLLAQAALMREWLAQLPFEAFSQPSVLPGWDVRLLTGHVLMIFRGLLGALGSPVDEPPLALHDYVARYRVDAGAIDAVTAEIAADRTPDELLGELDLLLSQVRVRLAEPLPKVVRAPRGPISGADYLTTRIFEVLAHSHDLSRSLPDRAPIELDRGALKAGVRGLAGMLAAKHPGRSVEVRVPPFAAVQCIEGPRHTRGTPPNVVETDPVTFLLLATGRADWRQALAAGQVRASGNRADLSEQLPLL, translated from the coding sequence ATGGCAGGGTCGATCGGCGCTGGTGCGAAGAGCGGCACTTCCGGTCAGCCGCTGCTCGCCCAGGCGGCGCTGATGCGGGAGTGGTTGGCGCAGCTGCCGTTCGAGGCGTTCAGCCAGCCCAGCGTGCTGCCCGGCTGGGACGTCCGGCTGCTGACCGGGCACGTGCTGATGATCTTCCGGGGGTTGCTGGGCGCGCTGGGCTCGCCGGTCGACGAGCCGCCGCTGGCGTTGCACGACTACGTCGCCCGCTACCGGGTGGATGCCGGGGCGATCGACGCGGTGACCGCCGAGATCGCCGCTGATCGGACCCCGGACGAACTGCTGGGTGAGTTGGACCTGCTGCTGAGCCAGGTGCGGGTGCGGCTGGCCGAGCCGTTGCCGAAGGTGGTCCGGGCGCCGCGCGGTCCGATCAGTGGCGCCGATTACCTGACCACCCGGATCTTCGAGGTGCTGGCGCATTCTCATGACCTGAGCCGGTCCTTGCCGGACCGGGCTCCGATCGAGCTGGACCGCGGCGCGCTCAAGGCCGGGGTGCGTGGCCTGGCCGGAATGCTCGCGGCGAAGCACCCGGGCCGGTCGGTCGAGGTGCGGGTGCCGCCGTTCGCCGCCGTGCAGTGCATCGAAGGCCCGCGCCACACCCGGGGGACTCCGCCCAACGTGGTGGAGACCGACCCGGTGACGTTTCTCTTGCTAGCCACCGGGCGTGCGGACTGGCGCCAGGCCCTGGCCGCCGGTCAGGTCCGGGCCAGCGGCAACCGGGCGGATCTCTCAGAGCAGCTACCGCTGCTGTAG
- the purS gene encoding phosphoribosylformylglycinamidine synthase subunit PurS, whose protein sequence is MARVVVDVVMKPEILDPQGQAILGALTRLGIEGVNSVRQGKHFELDVDDDLDDATLTKLADTLLANPVIEDFTISR, encoded by the coding sequence GTGGCCCGCGTAGTAGTCGACGTTGTGATGAAGCCGGAGATCCTGGACCCGCAGGGCCAGGCCATCCTGGGCGCGTTGACCCGGCTCGGCATCGAGGGCGTCAACTCGGTGCGCCAGGGCAAGCACTTCGAGCTCGACGTCGACGACGACCTCGACGACGCCACCCTGACCAAGCTGGCCGACACCTTGCTGGCCAACCCGGTCATCGAGGACTTCACCATCTCCCGCTGA
- the purL gene encoding phosphoribosylformylglycinamidine synthase subunit PurL: protein MTATRRRVPLDTVQVAESSAGQSQPFAELGLARDEYARIKEILGRRPTSSELAMYSVMWSEHCSYKSSKVHLKQFGEKVPAQAKDILLVGMGENAGVVDVGDGLAVTFKIESHNHPSYVEPHQGAATGVGGIVRDILTMGARPIAVLDSLRFGAAEAPDTARVLPGVVSGIGGYGNCLGLPNIGGEMVFDPSYLANPLVNALCVGVLRADGIKLAKAEGPGSLVVLFGARTGGDGIGGASVLASASFEREGERKRPAVQVGDPFAEKVLIECCLEIFAADLVTGIQDLGAAGLSCATTELAAAGTGGMEIDLDLAPLRDETLSPEEILMSESQERMMAVVAPENLEAFLQVCARWDVTATVLGTVTDGDRLVMRWHGETIVDVPPRTLAHEGPVYRRPVRRPYDQDALNGEHGNGLPRPKTGEQLRATALKLMSSANLADKSWVTDQYDRYVQGNTVLAQPEDAGMIRLPGPDGEDSNVGIAVSVDGNGRYCRLDPYAGAQLALAEAYRNVAVTGARPLAVTNCLNFGSPEDPAVMWQFAEAVRGLADGCQQLGIPVTGGNVSFYNQTGNTAILPTPVVGVLGVIDDVTRRTPMALRRDGAHLYLLGDTRDEFGGSEWAHVAHGFLGGRPPAVDLERERLLADVLIDASRDGLTDAAHDLSDGGLFVAVAEACLRGNVGVRLILPEGADPFVFLFSESAGRAIVAVPRADEERFTDLCAARGLPAQRIGMLDVLESAIEVQGQFRLPMPELRVAWTSTLPALFG from the coding sequence GTGACCGCCACCCGGCGGCGCGTCCCGCTCGACACGGTGCAGGTCGCCGAGTCCAGCGCCGGGCAGTCCCAGCCCTTCGCCGAGCTGGGCCTGGCGCGCGACGAGTACGCCCGGATCAAAGAGATCCTGGGACGCCGGCCGACCAGCTCCGAGCTGGCGATGTACTCGGTGATGTGGTCCGAGCACTGCTCCTACAAGTCGTCCAAGGTGCACCTGAAGCAGTTCGGTGAGAAGGTCCCGGCCCAGGCCAAGGACATCCTGCTGGTCGGCATGGGTGAGAACGCCGGCGTGGTCGACGTCGGCGACGGCCTGGCGGTGACCTTCAAGATCGAGTCGCACAATCACCCGTCCTATGTCGAACCGCACCAGGGCGCGGCCACCGGCGTCGGCGGCATCGTCCGCGACATCCTGACCATGGGCGCGCGCCCGATCGCGGTGCTGGACTCGCTGCGGTTCGGCGCCGCCGAGGCCCCTGACACCGCCCGGGTGCTGCCCGGCGTGGTGTCCGGGATCGGCGGCTACGGCAACTGCCTGGGGCTGCCCAACATCGGCGGCGAGATGGTCTTCGACCCGAGTTACCTGGCCAACCCGCTGGTGAACGCGCTGTGCGTCGGCGTGCTGCGGGCGGATGGGATCAAGCTGGCCAAGGCGGAGGGGCCCGGCAGCCTGGTCGTGCTGTTCGGCGCCCGCACCGGCGGCGACGGCATCGGGGGCGCCTCGGTGCTGGCCAGCGCCAGCTTCGAACGCGAGGGCGAGCGCAAGCGCCCGGCGGTGCAGGTCGGCGACCCGTTCGCCGAGAAGGTGCTGATCGAGTGCTGCCTGGAGATCTTCGCCGCCGACCTGGTCACCGGCATCCAGGACCTGGGCGCCGCCGGGTTGTCCTGCGCGACCACCGAGCTGGCCGCGGCCGGCACCGGCGGCATGGAGATCGACCTGGACCTCGCGCCGCTGCGCGATGAGACGCTCTCGCCCGAAGAGATCCTGATGAGCGAGTCCCAGGAGCGGATGATGGCGGTGGTGGCGCCTGAGAACCTGGAGGCGTTTCTCCAGGTCTGCGCCAGGTGGGACGTCACCGCCACCGTGCTGGGCACCGTGACCGACGGCGACCGGCTGGTGATGCGCTGGCACGGCGAGACGATCGTGGACGTGCCGCCGCGCACCCTGGCCCACGAGGGCCCGGTGTACCGGCGGCCGGTGCGCCGCCCCTATGACCAGGACGCGCTCAACGGCGAGCACGGCAACGGCCTGCCGCGGCCCAAGACCGGTGAGCAGCTGCGGGCCACCGCGCTGAAGCTGATGTCTTCGGCGAACCTGGCCGACAAGTCCTGGGTCACCGACCAGTACGACCGTTACGTGCAGGGCAACACGGTGCTGGCCCAGCCCGAGGACGCCGGGATGATCCGGCTGCCCGGGCCGGACGGCGAAGACAGCAACGTCGGCATCGCGGTCTCGGTGGACGGCAACGGCCGGTACTGCCGGCTGGACCCCTACGCCGGCGCGCAGCTGGCGCTGGCCGAGGCCTACCGCAACGTTGCCGTCACCGGCGCCCGGCCGCTGGCCGTCACCAACTGCTTGAACTTCGGCTCGCCGGAGGACCCGGCGGTGATGTGGCAGTTCGCCGAGGCCGTGCGTGGGCTGGCCGACGGCTGCCAGCAGCTGGGCATTCCGGTGACCGGCGGCAACGTCAGCTTCTACAACCAGACCGGCAACACCGCCATCCTGCCGACGCCGGTGGTCGGGGTGCTCGGGGTGATCGACGACGTGACCCGCCGGACGCCGATGGCGCTGCGCCGCGACGGCGCTCACCTCTACCTGCTCGGTGACACCCGGGACGAGTTCGGCGGCTCGGAGTGGGCGCATGTCGCGCACGGCTTTCTCGGCGGCCGGCCGCCGGCGGTCGACCTGGAGCGGGAGCGGCTGCTCGCCGACGTGCTGATCGACGCCTCCCGGGACGGCCTGACCGACGCCGCGCACGACCTGTCCGACGGCGGGCTGTTCGTGGCGGTGGCCGAGGCGTGCCTGCGCGGCAACGTCGGCGTCCGGCTGATCCTGCCCGAGGGGGCGGACCCGTTCGTGTTCCTGTTCTCCGAGTCGGCCGGCCGGGCGATCGTGGCGGTGCCGCGCGCTGACGAGGAGCGGTTCACCGACCTGTGCGCCGCGCGCGGCCTGCCGGCGCAGCGGATCGGCATGCTCGACGTGCTCGAGTCGGCCATCGAGGTGCAGGGGCAGTTCCGGCTGCCGATGCCGGAGCTGCGGGTGGCCTGGACCTCGACGTTGCCGGCGCTGTTCGGCTGA